In Carya illinoinensis cultivar Pawnee chromosome 7, C.illinoinensisPawnee_v1, whole genome shotgun sequence, the following are encoded in one genomic region:
- the LOC122314829 gene encoding plant intracellular Ras-group-related LRR protein 6-like, whose protein sequence is MMHEQQQHMRNRMERRKSIEEERLEIVDLSGMSLESLPTPSLSLGTICNLNLSNNNLQSIPESSIARLLNLMILDVHSNQLKSLPNSIGCLSKLKVLNVSGNLIDSLPKTIENCRSLEELNANFNKLMKLPDTIGFELINLKKLSVNSNKLVFLPSSTSHLTSLRVLDARLNCLRSLPRDLENLINLEVLNVSQNFQYLDTLPYSIGLLINLVELDVSYNKITTLPDSMGCLKKLQKLSVDGNPLTSPPSDVVEQGMHAVREYLSEKMNAGHKSPQKKKSSWVGKLVKYGTFSGNTRHHGPREDRDGFIMSDYRSIDGLASPRYMGMFSPRRLFSPRTYFTR, encoded by the exons ATGATGCACGAACAGCAGCAGCATATGAGGAACAGGATGGAGAGAAGGAAATCCATAGAGGAAGAGAGATTGGAAATAGTGGATTTGAGTGGCATGTCCTTGGAGTCTCTCCCTACTCCTTCCCTTAGTTTAGGCACTATTTGCAATCTCAACCTTTCCAACAACAATCTTCAG AGCATACCGGAGTCCTCGATTGCGAGACTGCTTAATCTGATGATATTGGACGTGCACTCAAATCAGCTTAAGTCGCTCCCAAATTCGATCGGTTGTCTTTCTAAGCTCAAGGTTCTGAATGTCTCCGGCAACCTTATTGATTCCCTACCAAAAACCATTGAAAACTGCAG ATCCTTGGAAGAACTGAATGCCAACTTTAACAAGTTGATGAAGCTCCCAGACACCATTGGCTTTGAGCTTATTAACCTCAAGAAGCTCTCTGTCAACTCAAACAAGTTGGTCTTCCTCCCAAGCTCCACCTCCCACTTGACCTCCCTGCGCGTCTTGGATGCTCGTCTCAATTGCCTCAGATCCCTCCCCAGAGACCTCGAGAACCTCATCAACCTCGAAGTCCTTAATGTAAGCCAAAATTTCCAGTACCTCGACACCTTACCCTATTCCATAGGCCTTCTCATCAACCTTGTCGAGCTGGATGTGAGCTATAACAAGATTACAACACTGCCTGACTCCATGGGTTGTCTCAAGAAGCTCCAGAAGCTCAGTGTGGATGGGAACCCGCTCACTTCACCTCCTAGCGACGTGGTGGAACAAGGAATGCATGCTGTGAGAGAGTATCTAAGTGAGAAGATGAATGCCGGCCACAAGAGCCCGCAAAAGAAGAAATCATCGTGGGTTGGGAAGTTGGTCAAGTATGGGACCTTCAGTGGGAACACAAGACATCATGGCCCTCGCGAAGACCGTGATGGGTTCATCATGTCCGACTATCGGTCCATTGATGGCCTTGCTTCGCCAAGGTATATGGGGATGTTCTCCCCACGTCGCCTCTTCTCTCCCCGGACATACTTTACTAGATGA